A region of the Bacillus sp. NP247 genome:
GCGATTCACCTTTTTAAACGGCGTAATCCTTTAGGTGTACTCCGCCCCCTTGCTATTAAAATAGCATTTTTTGTTCAAAATTTCGCCTCATTAATTTGGACACATTTACCAGTATTTTTACCAAAAAATTCATGATATGGTTAATTAGTCGAGTACGTCATTACTTGACGATTACCCTTAGAAGCCCCGCAGACAAACGGGGTTTTTTTATTTAAATAGCTTTTTGGTTAAAAAGCCTTTCACACTTAAACTAGACAAGCATATGTTATTGTCTGGAGACTCTCCAGGCATAGCAATCTACCTTTCAAGGAGCATACTTATTAGTGTGCTCTTTTCATTTGGTACAAAATAACGATTTTGTTCACTTTTATAGCTTACTATTCCTCATAGTTGTGTTTTTCTTCTAGGACTTTTATAAAGTTAAAGTGTCCATCGAGATAACAATCATTGATATAACCCCAAAAATATATTTCATTAACTTCGCTTAAAGTAAAATTTTCATTTTTTCATTCAACCAAGTTCATAACATATTCTTTTCCTCCGATAAAATAATGATTAGGTGCCCCACGCGCATTTTATCCACTGGAAATAACACCTTTTACGTACTTAACTATTAGAAACTTCATTTCTGCTACTTCTGCAATAGCAATTTTGTTCACTTTTTCGATACATTTATGAAACATTCATATGTTATCTTCAGTATGTTCTAACCTTTTTATAAAACCGTGTGAGATATACCAAAACAAGAATCCCTAGAGCCCTAACTCTAGGGATTCTTGTTTTTAAATAAGGATTTTGTTTAAATTAAATCTAAATCCCACTCGATGATTTTCTTTAGTGACATGCTTCATAAATCAAATTAAGGCATACAATATTAAAAATTTACTCATGAAAATCTGATTACAATTTTTTGCTTCTCATGAGACATTCTGATTACATTTCTTCTACGAGCACACATATTTGTGTGCTCTATTCATTTATGGTTAAATAACTATTTTATTCAACTTTCCATTAAGCTAATTTTTCTAATAAACCTTACAAATTTGTAATACTAATGTCACCTAAAAGAATGTCTTCCTGGTTAATAATGGTTTAATATATAGATTGTTAACTTGATTAAACAAAACACCATTGGTAGGTGACAGCTTGTGGAAAGAAAATTATTACGTTATGGCATTGTATGTATAGCTTTTATTACTATCCCCATTTTATTTATACACTTTGTTTCATCTCAATTCGTTCCAAAAGAATACAGTGAAGAATGGCCGGAAGTAAGTAAAACTGCTAAACTAGTAACTATCGGTTACTTTAAAAAAGAAAAGGATCTTGATATTATAATTAAAAAAGTTGAACCTTCCGAAGAATATAGAACACATGAAATCCACCTATGTGGACATGTGGCAGATAATAAAAAGCAAAAAATTTCTGCTGTTGTAAATTTTCGTGATAACTATTCAATTAGAGACACATCTGAAGTTAAAATCAAAGAGCCTTTAAATAAAGGTTGGATGCTCTTTCAGTTAAAATAACGCTTTTGTTATAATTTATGAACATATTTTAGACCTAAAAATCCTACCGAATATTTTTAGGATAAATTTACCGGGTGAATTAGCAGAAATTTCGTGTTATTCTGAACGTGTTGAATAACCCAATACATTCAACAATGCTCTTGATTGCATACTTAGTATGCAATCATCCATCCATCCAGATACCTTAGCTAATACGTCCCCCTAATCGTCGTTATTGCTAAGGTATCTTTTTATACGCCCTGTGTGCAGGGCTTTTTTATTTCAGTGATGATGCTCTTTTTCCCATCTCATTATCGATGCTTTTAGTCCAATTTTTTAATAAAATTCAAATTTGATTAAAGTAACTGTGTTTTTCGTTCTTCCATACGAATTACTTTTCCACTTTGATATACAAATGATTGTTCACCAAATCCACCTTGAGGTGGTTCTATTAGTTGGACTTGACCATTTTTAACAACATATATTCCGTTTATTTTCAAATCTATTTCAGCTGTCATTTCTACAAGATTTTCTTTTCTGATTCCCACCAAGATCACTCCCATATGTTATAATTACTTTGTCGAAGTAAGTCGGGAGCAATCTCGGCTTTTTTGTTTGTCTACAAATATCGCACAACATTTTCTGGAACAAATGATTGTTCAAATGATAAATGAAGCCGTATTGGAATCGGCTTTTTTTCATCCCGTGCTTGCTTACACATTTTTTCTGCTTCTTCCCATACAAATTCTTTATCCTCCGCTCGCTTATAACGCCAAATTCCAATTGTGTAATCTTCAAATAACTCATAACGTTGATCAGGCGCTGTCGTTGGTTTTAATTCATCAATCGCTTTGGCGTGACGTGGTATTTTTACAACCACATCTGCATACCGTAATTTTGAATTCAAACGGTTAATATGAGCTTTCTTAGGATCAAATGATACAACTGGTTCCACGTCAAAAATTGTTAATTGCTTTGGCATTGTTCTTTCCCTCCAATACCTGCAAGCTTGCAATTAAGATTCCTTCAAGCTGCGTTAACGTTAGCTGATCTAATGTTTGTCCGTTAATTTCAGCTAATCCTAATCCCAATAATTTACGAATGATCGCTAGTTTTCTACGCTCTACTTCCTGACGTAACAGCATGATTAAGCCTCCTGTTGGTGATTGAACTTCCGCTCTAAATTTACAAACTTACTAAATTCTTTAATGAATGCTAATTCAACAACACCAACTGGACCATTTCTCTGTTTCGCTAAAATGATTTCCGTTATGTTTTTATTTTCTGTTTCACGGTCGTAATAATCTTCGCGATATAAAAATGCGATCAAGTCCGCATCTTGCTCAATTTGACCATTCTCACGTAAATCTGATAGTAATGGGCGTTTATCCTGTCTGCTTTCAACAGCTCGGCTTAATTGTGATAATGCAACCACGCATACATTTAGCTCTCTTGCCATAAGTTTCAACTTGCGACTAATCTCCCCAATCTCCTGCATGCGGTTTCCTCTATGCTTCGAATCACCTACAATAAGCTGCAAGTAATCAATTGCGACTAGCACCTTTTTATCAGGATACTTACGCTTTAATTTCCTAGTCTTTGCGTAAATCTCTTGCATCGTTACATTTGCTTTATCGTAAATTTCTAATGGTAAATCATTTATCAAGCCCATAGCCTGACTAATCTTTTCCCAATCCTTTAAATTACATAGCTTTTTAGGGTTCTTTAATTTCGTAGCATCTATATTTCCAGTACTTGAAATCATACGCTTAAGTAACTGTTCTTCGCCCATCTCTAGAGAAAAGACCCCTGTTGCTGTATGAGCGCTTGCTGCATGGAATGCAATGTTTAATACAAATGCTGTTTTCCCCATCGAAGGACGGGCACCGATAATAATTAAATCACCTTCTTGCAATCCTGCGGTCATTCTGTTTAAGTCGTCATAACCAGTTGGTATACCGGTTAAATCCCCTACATCAATTTGCATGTTCTTATACAGATCAACTAGTGTTTCCTTTAGGTTAAATTCATCTGAATAACCTGTTTCCTCAATGGCGCTTAATTCATCAATCGATGTACTAATAGCGCTCATATCTCTTTCATGCTGAAGACGATTATATAAATTACCAGCAACCTCTTGAGCATGTCGCATCTTCCAAGCTTCAATCACTAAACCTTCATGATACGAGAAGTTTTTAGTTGTCGTTACAACTTCTGTCAGGTTTACAAAGAATTCAATTCCGCCAATCTGATTCATAAAGCTTTCATCGAATTTCCCCATGAGAGCGACAAGGTCTATTGGAACCTCAGCATCCTCTAACTCTCTCATCGCTTTAAAAATCACTTGGTGTGTTGGTAAAGAAAACTGTTTTGCCTTTAGCTGGCAATCTTTAATTAAATCGCCTTCTTGGATAATGCTACCTAAAACACTTTGTTCAGCTTCTGTGTTACGAATCATATCGTTACTCATTGAACCATCCACCCACTTTTTTGATTAAGCGCTGCAAGTTCTTCATCCGTTGGAATGTTTTGTTCCCATGATTTTTGCTGCTGTATT
Encoded here:
- a CDS encoding phosphoglycolate phosphatase; amino-acid sequence: MERKLLRYGIVCIAFITIPILFIHFVSSQFVPKEYSEEWPEVSKTAKLVTIGYFKKEKDLDIIIKKVEPSEEYRTHEIHLCGHVADNKKQKISAVVNFRDNYSIRDTSEVKIKEPLNKGWMLFQLK
- a CDS encoding DUF3954 domain-containing protein; this translates as MGIRKENLVEMTAEIDLKINGIYVVKNGQVQLIEPPQGGFGEQSFVYQSGKVIRMEERKTQLL
- a CDS encoding cell division protein SepF, producing MPKQLTIFDVEPVVSFDPKKAHINRLNSKLRYADVVVKIPRHAKAIDELKPTTAPDQRYELFEDYTIGIWRYKRAEDKEFVWEEAEKMCKQARDEKKPIPIRLHLSFEQSFVPENVVRYL
- the dnaB gene encoding replicative DNA helicase, whose amino-acid sequence is MSNDMIRNTEAEQSVLGSIIQEGDLIKDCQLKAKQFSLPTHQVIFKAMRELEDAEVPIDLVALMGKFDESFMNQIGGIEFFVNLTEVVTTTKNFSYHEGLVIEAWKMRHAQEVAGNLYNRLQHERDMSAISTSIDELSAIEETGYSDEFNLKETLVDLYKNMQIDVGDLTGIPTGYDDLNRMTAGLQEGDLIIIGARPSMGKTAFVLNIAFHAASAHTATGVFSLEMGEEQLLKRMISSTGNIDATKLKNPKKLCNLKDWEKISQAMGLINDLPLEIYDKANVTMQEIYAKTRKLKRKYPDKKVLVAIDYLQLIVGDSKHRGNRMQEIGEISRKLKLMARELNVCVVALSQLSRAVESRQDKRPLLSDLRENGQIEQDADLIAFLYREDYYDRETENKNITEIILAKQRNGPVGVVELAFIKEFSKFVNLERKFNHQQEA